The nucleotide sequence TAGCCGGTGGACCAGTCGGAGTGCGTCGGCCGGGCGCCGTCGGTCATGCGCAGCGGCGCCGTCTGGTGGTAGCGGGCCTCGATGTGGGCGCGCCAGCCGGACGGCGTCTCGGTCTCCGGCGGAAGCGGGCGCTCCGCCGCGATGGCCAGGAGGTGGGTCCAGGCCCGAGGGACGACCTCGATGAGGGCGTAGCCGCCACCACCGGTCGCGACCCAGCGGCCGTCACAGAGCTCGTGGGCGAGGTCGTGCAGCAGCCGGTAGGACTCGCGCTGGCCGTCGACCGTCAGCGCCAGGTGCGCCAGCGGGTCCTCGAGGTGGCTGTCGCAGCCGTGCTGGCTGACCAGGATCTGCGGCCGCCACGCTCGCAGCAGGGGCGGGACGACGGCGTGGAAGGCGCGCAGCCAGCCGGCGTCGGACGTGCCCGGCGGGAGAGCGACGTTGACGGCGCTGCCCTCGGCGCCCGGCCCGCCGGTCTCGCTCGGGTAGCCGGTGCCCGGGAACAGCGTCCGCGGCGTCTCGTGCAGGCTGATGGTCAGCACCCGCGGGTCGTCGTAGAAGACGGTCTGGACGCCGTCACCGTGATGGACGTCGACGTCGACGTACGCGACCCGCTCGGCGCCGGCGTCGAGCAGTGCCCTGATGCCCAGCGCGGGGTCGTTGTAGACGCAGAACCCGGACGCGCTGGCCGGCATCGCGTGGTGCAGCCCGCCCGCCACGTTGACCCCGTGCAGCGCCGCCCCCGACCACACCGCCCGCGCCGCCGCGATCGTCCCGCCCGCCACCAGCGCGCTGGCCTCGTGCATGCCGGCGAAGCACGGGTCGTCGGTGGTGCCGAGGCCGT is from Jiangella alkaliphila and encodes:
- a CDS encoding acetoin utilization protein AcuC, translated to MHTVHVAWSDALTGYDFGPGHPLNPVRVDLTIRLARELGVLGGDGVHVEAPDLADDATLRTVHTAGYLDAVKAASADPDTVDLVHGLGTTDDPCFAGMHEASALVAGGTIAAARAVWSGAALHGVNVAGGLHHAMPASASGFCVYNDPALGIRALLDAGAERVAYVDVDVHHGDGVQTVFYDDPRVLTISLHETPRTLFPGTGYPSETGGPGAEGSAVNVALPPGTSDAGWLRAFHAVVPPLLRAWRPQILVSQHGCDSHLEDPLAHLALTVDGQRESYRLLHDLAHELCDGRWVATGGGGYALIEVVPRAWTHLLAIAAERPLPPETETPSGWRAHIEARYHQTAPLRMTDGARPTHSDWSTGYDPADPLDQAIHATRTAVFPAHALDPTY